A window of Macrotis lagotis isolate mMagLag1 chromosome 1, bilby.v1.9.chrom.fasta, whole genome shotgun sequence genomic DNA:
ggccctggagtccagaggaccgaagttcaaatctgtcctcagacatctaataattccctagctgtatgaccttgggtaagttgcttaaccccattgccttgcaaaaaaaaaaaagtatgtaaatCCCCTTCAAATTTCAGTTCTCCAAATTAAACAACCCTCATTTCTTATCATTCTTGGTGGGCCTACCCTGTATTGTTGCACCTCCTCATCTCGTTTCTGTCTCACAAGCAAGATCTGGTCTTCTAGGTTCCTGTTCTGCAAATTAAGTTGTCTGGCCTCTGCCTGTAGTGGTCTCAGAGCCTCCTTCATCCCTTGAATTTCTGCCTGGGTTTTCTGTAGTGCTTTTGTCCCAGCATCCTTCCTCTCGAGGAGTCGCATCAATTGGGGTTCATACTCTTCTTCCAGACCCTGGCGGCTTTCTGCCATGAAACTCTCAAACTCAGCGGAGAGCCTCCGACTCTCCTGTAGAAAATGGCTATCCCCCTGACCCCGAGGGGCTTCCAGCTGCTGCCGAAAATGCCCTTTCTGCTTCTCACAGGTGTCTTTGAGTTGGGCCAGCTCCTCAGAGAGTCGGGCAACccgagctgtgagctcatcctgGCAAGCAGCAAACTGGGCAACTTCCTGCTGCCGACATTTCAGCTGGTACTGGCAGGCTACACATTCTTTTGTCACTTTGAACAGTTTTTGCTTCACTACTCGGATCTCTTCCCTTAGCCCATCACATTCCAATTCCCCTTGAGCATGTAGCTTGTAGGCAACCAAGATGTCCTGGTGGACTTTCTGTACCTCCTGTAGAACTGGCTCTCGAAGCAGCACTAGCTCATGGATAAGGCGGTCCCGCTCCTCCTCCAACTGTGCCACAGCTTCAATGCATTGTTGGAAACGATTTTCCAGCAGctccaggtcttctggactcAGACTGTCCTCCACCCTGAGGTTCTCCTCAGAGGCAAAGTTCTCAGAGTTGGCTGCCACCCCCTGTGCATTTGACTCCTCTGGAATCTCCTCTGGGTTGACTCTCTCTTTCTCATGCAGTGTCTCTTCTGGGACGACTGTCTTCTCTTGGTTTAATGTCTCCTCTGGGTGGACTGCTTCAGTCACATACAATGTCTCCTCCGGAGTGATTGGTTCACTTACAAAGAGCAGCTCCTCTGGCTCAGCTTCCTCTTCTGAGTTCAATGTCTCTTCTACATAGAGTACATTGTTAGCATCATCTGTGCCTCCAAGGTAGAGAATGTCCTCTAGGTTGATGTCCCCCTGTTGAGACAAAGTCATCTCTGGATTCAGGACCTCTTCCTCTTGCagaaattcagatttcttctcttgGAGTGAAGCattgtcctctgcccctgaacccctgcaaaaagaaaattctgaggtCTGTGGAAAGTCATAGTAAGGATGGGACTCTGTATGAGAGAGTGGTTTCTGAGACTTTGGTGATGTCACCTTGACCCTTCATCCTCTAGTAGCttttatactctctctctctctctctctctctctctctctctctctctctctctctctcattttttcccctctctccctccttccccctcactTCCTAAAGTGTTTCATTGAAATTACAactgataggggcggctaggtggcgtagtggataaagcactggccctggagtcaggagtacctgggttcaaatccggtctcagacacttaataattacctagccgtgcggccttgggcaagccacttaaccctgtctgtcttgcaaaaaccttaaaaaaaaaagtacaaccaCCAGAGGATCCATGACAGCCAATAGTCTGTGTATACTAACAAAGGGGTGACAAGAGTCACAGGATGAACCTGTTTTCTTTCTAAACATTTTATGATCTAAATGAACTGCCCACACAGCAAAGTATTTCATAGAATATTATGAGTCCAATTGAACCTAATCCAGTGCCCTAgtttttcagattaggaaactgagttttATAAAAGGGAAATGGTTTATTAGCAGTAAATGGGACAACTGGGATTTTGGTTCAAAtcttctaactccaaggtcaCTGTTTTTTCCCCTGTACCATAATACCTCTGTCTTGGAAAGATGAATTCAAGTTTAAGATTTGTACCTGGGATAGAAGTCCTCACCATTTACAATCCAAATTTCCTGTCAAGGTCCTTCTTGTTTCTTACCATTGTGGCCTAAAACCTTCTATGGGATTCCCCATATTCTTGATGTCTTCCCTTCATTAGCCCCAGAGGAAACCTCAAACCAACACATTTTCAGATAGATCTGTGCAGGAAGGCCCAGAAGCTTCCCAGGACTTTTGAATGAGAAGgttccaatcccttcattttttttttaggctttttgtaaggcaaacggggttaagtgacttgcccaaggccacacagccaggtaattattaagtgtctgagaccggatttgaacccacgtactcctgactccagggccagtgctttatccactatgccacctagtcacccccaatcccttcattttataaatgaagaaattggggaAAGGATTTGATTAGTCATACAACTGGTAATGAGAGTCTGAACTAGAACCCACATCTGCTGGTTCTGCCCTGTCCCTGTTCCAGTGTGCCTGTCCCTGTTCCAGTGTAACTGTCCCTGTTCCAGTGTGCCTGTCCCTGTTCCACTGTACCTGTCCCTGTTCCAGTGTAACTGTCCCTGTTCCAGTGTGCCTGTCCCTGTTCCACTGTGCCTGTCCCTGTTCCAGTGTAACTGTCCCTGTTCCAGTGTGCCTGTCCCTGTTCCACTGTGCCTGTCCCTGTTCCAGTGTAACTGTCCCTGTTCCACTGTACCTGTCCCTGTTCCAGTGTGCCTGTCCCTGTTCCAGTGTGCCTGTCCCTGTTCCACTGTGCCTGTCCCTGTTCCAGTGTGCCTGTCCCTGTTCCACTGTACCTGTCCCTGTTCCAGTGTGCCTGTCCCTGTTCCAGTGTGCCTGTCCCTGTTCCAGTGTACCTGTCCCTGTTCCAGTGTAACTGTCCCTGTTCCAGTGTGCCTGTCCCTGTTCCACTGTGCCTGTCCCTGTTCCAGTGTAACTGTCCCTGTTCCAGTGTGCCTGTCCCTGTTCCACTGTGCCTGTCCCTGTTCCAGTGTAACTGTCCCTGTTCCACTGTACCTGTCCCTGTT
This region includes:
- the SYNC gene encoding syncoilin isoform X2 — protein: MASAEEPREGGPCGEGAAVAGLERGSGAEDNASLQEKKSEFLQEEEVLNPEMTLSQQGDINLEDILYLGGTDDANNVLYVEETLNSEEEAEPEELLFVSEPITPEETLYVTEAVHPEETLNQEKTVVPEETLHEKERVNPEEIPEESNAQGVAANSENFASEENLRVEDSLSPEDLELLENRFQQCIEAVAQLEEERDRLIHELVLLREPVLQEVQKVHQDILVAYKLHAQGELECDGLREEIRVVKQKLFKVTKECVACQYQLKCRQQEVAQFAACQDELTARVARLSEELAQLKDTCEKQKGHFRQQLEAPRGQGDSHFLQESRRLSAEFESFMAESRQGLEEEYEPQLMRLLERKDAGTKALQKTQAEIQGMKEALRPLQAEARQLNLQNRNLEDQILLVRQKRDEEVQQYREQMEEMEDRQRQLKSRVQLQQQKNKEMEELRISLTEELSIYKSCLEIYGQICDSETKDKTC
- the SYNC gene encoding syncoilin isoform X1 codes for the protein MASAEEPREGGPCGEGAAVAGLERGSGAEDNASLQEKKSEFLQEEEVLNPEMTLSQQGDINLEDILYLGGTDDANNVLYVEETLNSEEEAEPEELLFVSEPITPEETLYVTEAVHPEETLNQEKTVVPEETLHEKERVNPEEIPEESNAQGVAANSENFASEENLRVEDSLSPEDLELLENRFQQCIEAVAQLEEERDRLIHELVLLREPVLQEVQKVHQDILVAYKLHAQGELECDGLREEIRVVKQKLFKVTKECVACQYQLKCRQQEVAQFAACQDELTARVARLSEELAQLKDTCEKQKGHFRQQLEAPRGQGDSHFLQESRRLSAEFESFMAESRQGLEEEYEPQLMRLLERKDAGTKALQKTQAEIQGMKEALRPLQAEARQLNLQNRNLEDQILLVRQKRDEEVQQYREQMEEMEDRQRQLKSRVQLQQQKNKEMEELRISLTEELSIYKAMLPKKPEQLEAPTPPGSGVEETQSQGAV